The window GATCATTTATGTATAAAAAAAATCCCTTCTACCATAAGAGTAGAAAGGATTAACATATAAAAAAATGTCTCCTCTCTTATCTCTCAAGGTAAATATACCTTGCAGGAGTTAGCACCTTTTCAACATAAGTAGTTGAAGGTTGCCGGGCATCGTAGGGCCAGTCCCTCTGCCGCTCTTGATAAGAGTAATCAATTAAATTTTTAATATAAAAGTAATTATAGCAATATTTTTATAAATGTCAATTGTTTTTTATTCATTTTTTTCAATTTCCTCATTATTCATTCCGTGAGTTGAAAATAAATCGGTTTCATCAGGTACGCCATCATTAAAGTCGCCTAATAACTCAGGAAGTTCCTCTAGAGAATTTAGGCCAAAATAGTCTAAGAAGTCAGAGGTTGTACCATATATAATTGGGCGTCCTGGAGTTTCTAAACGACCAACCTCTTTGATCAGTGACATAGCAAGTAAACGTCTTACAATATTATCACTATTTGTTCCTCGAATGTCTTCAATTTCAGCACGTGTTACAGGTTGCTTATAGGCAACGATTGATAATACCTCCATCGTTGCATTTGATAATCGCGTTTTTTTAGGATCCGTTAAAAATTTCTTAAAATAGTCGAAGTACTCTCTACTCGTTGCCATTCGAAATGATTCTGCTGTATTAATAATCGTAATTCCTCGTCCATTATCGTTATACATCGATTGTAACGTAGTAATGAGTTCTTTTGCGTCTTGACGATTAAGGTCAAACACATATTGAATTTGTTCTATAGTAATACCATCATCACCTGAAACATATAAAATAGCCTCTAACGCTGCTAATAAACGGCTTTTATTCAATTCCTGCATTAATCTCACCTGTCTCTATTTCTGTTTTACGAATTAAAATGTCATCGTATGTGTGATCTTGTTCAATGCTAATCGTCTTTGCTTTTGCCAACTCTAATATTGCTAAGAACGTCGTTACAACTAGTTCACGAGTCGTGTTCTCGTCGAATAAATTCGCAAACATGATTTCATCTACATCCGCAAATAAATCATTTAACTGATTAATACGTTCCTCAATTGTTATAGTACGCGTCCTAATCTTTGTCTGTAACGGTTTATGAAGATTATACCGACGTAACACACGATTGAATGCACTAAGTAGCTCAGTTGCATCAACATCATCCGATAATAATTCCCTAGCATCTGTCTTAACCTCAGAAGATAAATCAGTCGGGAGTTTAGTTAAATGTTTGCCACGCTCTTCTTCTAAATCTTTAAACTTCTCAGATACATCTTTAAAGAGTTTGTATAACTTTAATCGACGCTTTAACTTTTCTTCAGGGTCTTCTTCTTCATATTCAAGATCTTCATCTAACTTAGGCTTTGGTAGAATCATTTTACTTTTTATATAAGTAAGATGCGCTGCCATTACTAAATACTCACTTGCAACCTCTAGATTCAACTCTTCCATTGATCGAATAAAGTTTAAGTATTGATCTGTAATTTCAGTTACATTCACATCATCAATATCTACTTTCATATCTTTAATCATAAATAATAATAAATCTAAAGGTCCCTCAAAAGCATCTATTTTTACTTTATACTCCATTTTTATCACCTACATTTACATAGCAATATTTTAACGTTATTTAGTCATTATTGTCAATTGATTTTCGAATATAATGTAAAATGTTCGCGAATTCAATCACAATTTATTGAAAATCTCTTTAAGTTACTGTTATTTGTGCTTAAACTCGTTATAAAATCATCCTATTATCTGTTACTTTTTAACAAACAAAAAAGTAGTTGTATACACTCAGTTTGAGTTTACACAACTACTTAATAAGTAAACTTATTTTTTAGATTTTTTTTGATCGGTATTTCCGTCATAGACTCTAAGGAAAATGTTTAAAAATCCCTTTAGGTTAAATGGTAATAATGGATACAGATAAGGTTGGTTAAAACTCTTAGTAAATGCTAACCCTAGAGTAAAGAAAGCAAAACTTCCAACAAATCCCCATAAACCAAAGAACCATGTACAAATAATCATGACAATTTTTACGATTTTATTTGCAATACTTAGTTCATAACTTGGTGTCGCAAATGTTCCTAATTGAGAAATAGCAACATAAAGTACAACTTCAGGAGTGAATAATCCTACATCGATTGCAATCTGTCCAACTAAAATACCGGCTACAATTCCCATTGCAGTTGACAATGGTGTTGGAGTGTGAATTGCCGCCATTCTTAAAATTTCAAGACCAAATTCGCCAAGCAATACCTGAAAGATAATTGGAACATTTCCCGGGTCATCGGGACCTATATACCTCAGATTTTCAGGTAATAAGTCGGGTTGTTTTACTACTAAGATCCAAAGTGGAACTAAAAAGATTGAACCGACTACACCTAATACTCTAGAAAATCTTAGAAATGATCCTGCTACCTTTGTTTGTCTATATTCCTCAGCATGCTGTAACTGATCAAAGTAAGTGGTTGGAGCGATGATCACACTTGGCGATGTATCAACGATTATTCCAATTTTCCCATGGTAAAGATGGATGGCCAAAGTATCTGGTCTTTCCGTATACCGAACTTTTGGAAACGGATTGATTCCTTGATTTAAAATCAAGGTTTCAAGTTTTTTATCTGACATTGTTAATTCGTTTACATCAATTTTCTGAATTCGATCTCGTATGTCATTAACAACTTTTTCATCTGCTTTCCCTTTAATATAGGTGATACAAACATCAGTCTTGGATTTCTTTCCGACTTTAAAAATTTCATGTCTCAAATTTCCATCCCGTATACGACGCCTAGTAAGCGCGGTATTAATAATGATATTCTCCGTAAATCCGTCACGACTACCTCTTACAACTTTCTCAGTATCAGGCTCTGCAGGCTGTCTACCTGGGTAACTCCTTACATCAACAATTAATCCTTTTGTTTCACCATCAATTAAGATTCCTAATAAACCAGATAAAACATCGACAGAAAAGACTTCAAGGTCTTCGACTTCTTCAACCTGTTGATGAACAACTCGGTTATAGATAATAGAATAGGCCTCTTTACCGCTTACCTTTTCTACATCATTTAAACGAACTAATGATTGAATCAATTCAATTACATATTCTACATTCGTTAAACCGGTCACATAGAATAGATGTACCTTACGGTCTCCTATTATTAAATCTCGTACGCCTACATCAAAACTTTCGTCTACACCTAACTTCTTCTTTAAATACTCTGTATTTTCAAACAGTTTTTTAGATATTGGTGTGTAATCTTCATATTCCATTGACATCCTCCTTTCTTCTTTTTTCCACTAACCTTTTGGCTTAAAAAATACCGCAACTAAGAATCCAAATAGAATGGCTGCTGTAATACCACTTGCAGTTATATCAAACATGCCCATACCTATACCTAAAATTCCTGGATCGACTTCATGGGATTTTGCAATAGCACCATGCATTAAGGAGTGACCAAAACTTGTGATTGGCACAAGAGCTCCTGCTCCTGCAAAATCTACCAATTTATCATATAACATAAATGTGTCAAGAGCTGCGCCCGCTACTACAAATGAAACCGTTACGTGCCCTGGCGTTAACTTAAAACGATCAACTAATAGTTGTCCTATAACGCATATTATACCAGCTACTAAAAACGAATATAAATAAACCATTGGAAACATTAATAATCACCTCTTATTTCTATGATTAACATCGTTCAAGCACAACCGCGTGTGCTATGGATGGGATAGTATCTTTCTGGAGAATCATGTTCGGATTAAGTAATGCACCCGTTGCAACAACTAGAACTTTATTTAATTCACCTTGTTCTAATTGTTTTTTATATAACCATATGTAACGACTGCACAGCAAGCACAACCACTGCCACCTGAGAACGTTGGTTGATCATCACTATAAATCATAAGTCCACAGTCGTTATGAACCTTATCAATACTGTAGCCTTTATCATTCATGATATCAAGCAAGATTGGTTGCCCCTGTTTTGATAAATCACCTGTTACGATTAAATCATAATAATCAGGTGTGCGATTTAGGTCTTTCAGATGTTGAATGATTGTATCACTTGCTGCAGGTGCCATAGCAGTTCCCATATCATTAGGATCGCTCTGCTTAGCATCGATTACCTTTCCGATCGTGACCGAATCAATTTTAATCTTACTTTTCTCTTTTGAAACTAGTGCTGCGCCACTGCCTGTCACGGTATATGTCAATGTATGTGGTTTTTGACCAACATACTCAGTAGGATACCTAAACTGCCGTTCTGCTGTTGAATTATGGGAACTCGTTGCAGCAATTATATGATTAAAGTTTCCTCCATCGACTAAGAGTGCTGCAGTTAGTAACGTTTCCATTGATGTTGAACAAGCACCATACATTCCCATAAATGGGATTTCAAAATCACGCATGACATAGTTACTGATTACCGTCTGGTTAATTAAATCACCAGCTAATACTAAATCTATTTGTTCTTTTTTAATATTTCCTTTTCTAATTGTATTTTCAAGTGCATCTTGTAATAATCGCTGTTCAGCCTTTTCCCAATTATCTTCGCCACAATAATTATCTTTATATGTTTTATCAAAGTAATTTTTAAGTGGTCCTTCACTTTCTAATGGTCCAACTACTGAGTATGCACTTTGTAGATATATATCATGATTTAATTGAATACTTTGTTTTCCGGCCTTTGCCATAATTTCACCCTCTATCTTAATATTCAAGTTCTAATTGCTTAACCTCCAACGAATACAACGCGAATAATTCCAAATATATAGGCAGATACAATACCAAATGTGATAACAGCACCTGCTAGTTTAAACATGTTAGCAGCTACTCCAAGTACTAACCCTTCGCTTCTTGCCTCAAGTGCTGCACTCGTCATAGAATTTGCAAATCCCGTAATGGGAACGAATAAACCTGCTCCTGCAAACTGACCAAATGTGTCTAATACTCCAAAACCTGTTAAAAGAGAAGCTGCTAAAATAAGAGTTACAAGCATTAATGAGTTTGCGTTATCTCGACTTAACTCAAAATAGATGAAATATAAGTCGCTTAGTCCTTGACCAATAATCCCGAGTGAACCTCCTACAATAAATGCCCTAAATGAATTTATAAAGTAATTAGGCTTCGTTTTATTTCGGTTAATATATTTACTGTAATCTTTAGTAGGCATTAAAAAAACCTCCTCGTTTGCCGAATATTTTCATACTAATAATATCTGTAAATCTGTGGTACTTTATTCTCTTTTAGCATCTAGAATAATTACCATTTATTAACTATTAAGTCTTTATACTACATAAATTCAATCTTTTGCCAGTATGGAAATTGAGACATCAAAAAAAAGGATGTCTACAGAGTAAACATCCTTAATTATAATTTCCTGTTATTTAATTTTTATCCTGCTATGTAATACTCTTTTAATTTCTGTAAAATTTGTTTTTCAAGTCGTGATACTTTTGATTGTGATATGGCTAATTTCTTAGAGACTTCATTTTGTGTTAGTCCGTAGTAATATCGGTAATAAATTAAATTCTTTTCAACTTCAGGTAATTTACTAATATAGTCTCGTAAGTAGATTTGGTCAATATTAATATCATACTTATTATCTAAGTTTTTATAACTTAACATGGTTTGATCATCTACAACCGTTTGCTCTAGTGACATCACTTTATTTCGAGAATTATACGAAAGAATGACATCCTCATAATTCATATCTAATTTGTTTGAAATATCCATAATCGACAAGTTTTCATCGCTCTCTTCAATTACTTTATTGATTTTTCGTTGATTCGATAAAACTTTTTTACTTAATTTAATCTGATTTTTATATCTAAGATAATTTCTCACTTCACCTAATATATACGGTACAGCAAAAGTTGAAAACTGTGTACCATAATTACGATCGAACTTCTTGGCTGCTAGAACGAGTCCGATACATCCAGATTGAAATAAGTCTTCCTTTTCATCTCTTAGATATGAAAACTTATTAACGATTGACCAAACGAGTTTATAGTTTGCCTCTACTAACCGATTATAATCATTATTCTCTGTAGTCGTTTTCTTTTTTACTCGCTTCTTCTTATTGATTTGTTTTTTTTTTAGTTCGCCATGGTTTTTGTTTGCACTCATATCTATGCCGACTTAATTTCTTTTTCTCGAATCTTTTTTACCACTTTTATTTCTGTTCCTTTTCCTAATGACGAACTAATTGTAAATCCATCAGCGAATGCTTCCATGATCGTAAGTCCCATACCGGAACGTTCTTCATCAGGTTTAGTAGTAAAAAAGATTTCTTTTGCTTTTTCTGTATTTGGTATACCTTTTCCGTAGTCTCTGATTTTTACAGTTACCTTATTTCCAACATATTCAACTCTTAATTTAATTTGTCCAAAACTATCCTCATATCCATGAACAATACTATTAGTTACTGCTTCTGATACGATTGTCTTGATTTCATTTACTTCCTCTAGCGTTGGATCTAAAGGCATAATGAATCCAGCTACAAAAATTCTTGCAAATGCTTCATTTTCACTAATTGCATCAAACACAACTTCAGCACGATTTGTTCTACTCATGATTACGCCACCCCTAGATAATTAATTGCTTGTGTCTCATCTTTAGTTACAACACAAATTTTATGGAGTCCCGCTAGTTTAACCAAACGCTCAACTCCATCATTTAACTCGCATAACACTAACATTCCATTAAATCGTTTTAATTGTTTATATCGACCTAATATAACGCCAATGCCACTACTGTCCATAAATTCTAATTGTCTCATATTAAATACCATATTTGTAATATCGTAACGCTCCATTAAGTCATCCACGCGGTTTTTTAGTTGACCAGAAGTATGATGGTCCAGTTCTCCCGATAGTCTAACAAATAGTGTATCTGACTTAATATAAATTTGTACTGATAAACTCATAACTTCCACCTCTTTATTTGTTCTCACAAATAATTTAACATAATAAAATTCACCTTAATACGAAACTGACATTTTTAGTGAAAAATAGCCATTGAATTAGGTAAAGGTTTGGATCAATATTTGTGAAAGTATACGATATAGTGTTTCTATTTGTCGGAATAAGTGGATTTATGTGACAATGTACCTCTTTCTTTGTCTTACTAATATAGTCGAATTCTTGTAAACCATGGCTTGTAGACAGTTGTCTTAATCATCCATTACACAATTAGTAAACTCTCTATCTTTACTAAATGCATGCAATAAATTATATAGTTATATTATAGCACTTATAACTGATAAATTTAATGACCTTTACGAAGATAATGGAAATTTGTGGTATAATAAATACATGAAAGGATTGGGAACTGATCAATTGAAACGTTTTTTAAAGTTTATTGTTAATGACTCAATCATTATGCTTTAGTATAACTCTAATATGGTCCATTCCTTTAGAATAGTGCCTCTTTATATGATATTTTTGTAATACTTAGAAATAATAATATACACAGGTTGTGAAATGAGTAATCATCTTACTAACAAAGCGTTCAGTACATAGTCGTACCAAACGCTTTGTTATATTATATTATTTATGTCTCTATTGATAAGTTAAAAAAATTCCTATCGGATTTTGATACATAGATAACTTGAATCGTAAATTTTAAAATGTGTTTTCCACACTACAATTAACATAAATTAATTGTATTTTTTTGTCAATTGAATTATAATTATTAAAGTAACAATTTAATAATTATAAGGGAGCGAATGTTATGAATTTTGAAGTTATAAAACAAGAAACAAAAGATGCCTTAGTAGGTAATCGTATGATGCTATTTCTTGTTTTGTTTGTGAACATGTTAATTGTTGGTGCATTATCACAAATTGGGATTGGGATCTTAATTGAACCTGTGTTCATGGGAGGTACATTCTTGGTTTGTACGGTCATCTTAAAAGAGAGAAAAGTAGATTTTAATCTTTTATTCCACTATTTTAAAGATTTAAACCATGCTGCAAAATTATTAGCCGTTTATTTACTAAATCTCCTAATTGTTTTTGCTGGACTACTTTTATTCATTATTCCTGGGATTATATTCTCTTATCAGTATTCACAAGCAGTTTATGTGATGGCTGATAATCCTGAAATGAAGGTATGGGAGGCAATGAAGAAGAGTAAAGAACTTATGGTTGGCCATAAACTAGAACTGTTTGTGTTTTATTTATCATTTATTGGTCACGTGCTTTTAATCATTATCACATTTGGGCTGTATGCGATTTATGCTGTTCCGTATATTAAAGCAGCATGTGTAAACTATTATTTACATTTAACGAACCAACATATTGAAAATTTAGCACTTGAAAATGAAGAGCAAATGTTACTAGATGAACGATTCTAAATATAGTCTTTCGAAAATAGGTAGGAGTGATTTACATTTTAAACTCCTATCTTTTTTGTTGCTTAAAAGAACTGTTTAATAACTCTTCTGTATGATTAATCTAAAAAAAGAGGGACCCTAGTCCCTCAATAAAGTTTACTCACCATATATAACATTCTTAAACATCCGACCAAACAACTGGAATATTCCGGCTTTTTCAATATCTTCGGTTACAGTTAATTCCACTTCATATGGATCGCCGTCTTTATAAATTGTTATTTTTCCTATTGTATCACCAGCTTTTGCACCATTCTTAGGAATCGTGTATTCAATATCTTGTTCTAAATCTTTTATTTCAGTTCCCTTCTTCACTAAGAAACTAATTGGTTCTTTGGTTACGACGTCAACATTATTAGGCTTCATCATCATATTCTCATATTGATCCATGACTACACCCTTATCTACATAATCAACGACTTCATACTGTGAGAATCCATATTTTATGAGGTTTACAATATCAGCATTACGCTTCTGAGATGTTTCTGCACCCATAACAACTGCTATTAACCGCATGTTCCCAACACGTT of the Haloplasma contractile SSD-17B genome contains:
- the scpB gene encoding SMC-Scp complex subunit ScpB; protein product: MQELNKSRLLAALEAILYVSGDDGITIEQIQYVFDLNRQDAKELITTLQSMYNDNGRGITIINTAESFRMATSREYFDYFKKFLTDPKKTRLSNATMEVLSIVAYKQPVTRAEIEDIRGTNSDNIVRRLLAMSLIKEVGRLETPGRPIIYGTTSDFLDYFGLNSLEELPELLGDFNDGVPDETDLFSTHGMNNEEIEKNE
- a CDS encoding segregation and condensation protein A, with product MEYKVKIDAFEGPLDLLLFMIKDMKVDIDDVNVTEITDQYLNFIRSMEELNLEVASEYLVMAAHLTYIKSKMILPKPKLDEDLEYEEEDPEEKLKRRLKLYKLFKDVSEKFKDLEEERGKHLTKLPTDLSSEVKTDARELLSDDVDATELLSAFNRVLRRYNLHKPLQTKIRTRTITIEERINQLNDLFADVDEIMFANLFDENTTRELVVTTFLAILELAKAKTISIEQDHTYDDILIRKTEIETGEINAGIE
- a CDS encoding spore germination protein, with amino-acid sequence MEYEDYTPISKKLFENTEYLKKKLGVDESFDVGVRDLIIGDRKVHLFYVTGLTNVEYVIELIQSLVRLNDVEKVSGKEAYSIIYNRVVHQQVEEVEDLEVFSVDVLSGLLGILIDGETKGLIVDVRSYPGRQPAEPDTEKVVRGSRDGFTENIIINTALTRRRIRDGNLRHEIFKVGKKSKTDVCITYIKGKADEKVVNDIRDRIQKIDVNELTMSDKKLETLILNQGINPFPKVRYTERPDTLAIHLYHGKIGIIVDTSPSVIIAPTTYFDQLQHAEEYRQTKVAGSFLRFSRVLGVVGSIFLVPLWILVVKQPDLLPENLRYIGPDDPGNVPIIFQVLLGEFGLEILRMAAIHTPTPLSTAMGIVAGILVGQIAIDVGLFTPEVVLYVAISQLGTFATPSYELSIANKIVKIVMIICTWFFGLWGFVGSFAFFTLGLAFTKSFNQPYLYPLLPFNLKGFLNIFLRVYDGNTDQKKSKK
- the spoVAE gene encoding stage V sporulation protein AE → MVYLYSFLVAGIICVIGQLLVDRFKLTPGHVTVSFVVAGAALDTFMLYDKLVDFAGAGALVPITSFGHSLMHGAIAKSHEVDPGILGIGMGMFDITASGITAAILFGFLVAVFFKPKG
- the spoVAC gene encoding stage V sporulation protein AC → MPTKDYSKYINRNKTKPNYFINSFRAFIVGGSLGIIGQGLSDLYFIYFELSRDNANSLMLVTLILAASLLTGFGVLDTFGQFAGAGLFVPITGFANSMTSAALEARSEGLVLGVAANMFKLAGAVITFGIVSAYIFGIIRVVFVGG
- a CDS encoding sigma-70 family RNA polymerase sigma factor, translating into MSANKNHGELKKKQINKKKRVKKKTTTENNDYNRLVEANYKLVWSIVNKFSYLRDEKEDLFQSGCIGLVLAAKKFDRNYGTQFSTFAVPYILGEVRNYLRYKNQIKLSKKVLSNQRKINKVIEESDENLSIMDISNKLDMNYEDVILSYNSRNKVMSLEQTVVDDQTMLSYKNLDNKYDINIDQIYLRDYISKLPEVEKNLIYYRYYYGLTQNEVSKKLAISQSKVSRLEKQILQKLKEYYIAG
- the spoIIAB gene encoding anti-sigma F factor; amino-acid sequence: MSRTNRAEVVFDAISENEAFARIFVAGFIMPLDPTLEEVNEIKTIVSEAVTNSIVHGYEDSFGQIKLRVEYVGNKVTVKIRDYGKGIPNTEKAKEIFFTTKPDEERSGMGLTIMEAFADGFTISSSLGKGTEIKVVKKIREKEIKSA
- the spoIIAA gene encoding anti-sigma F factor antagonist, translated to MSLSVQIYIKSDTLFVRLSGELDHHTSGQLKNRVDDLMERYDITNMVFNMRQLEFMDSSGIGVILGRYKQLKRFNGMLVLCELNDGVERLVKLAGLHKICVVTKDETQAINYLGVA
- a CDS encoding DUF975 family protein — encoded protein: MNFEVIKQETKDALVGNRMMLFLVLFVNMLIVGALSQIGIGILIEPVFMGGTFLVCTVILKERKVDFNLLFHYFKDLNHAAKLLAVYLLNLLIVFAGLLLFIIPGIIFSYQYSQAVYVMADNPEMKVWEAMKKSKELMVGHKLELFVFYLSFIGHVLLIIITFGLYAIYAVPYIKAACVNYYLHLTNQHIENLALENEEQMLLDERF